A region of Longimicrobium sp. DNA encodes the following proteins:
- a CDS encoding archaemetzincin — MGEVSLGLLRMLADDLRARAGMQCRVGGSMPLAGEWRDAESHLYRSGGIMQALIASHGAGARSWKLAIADAGLCAEDVGPVFGEAAMDGCCAVIGLLPLRHGSGADADVLRGRLLTEALHELAHLDGADHCGRESCVMYPSRHIADTDRKAAGFCDDCRRALKWRGLRKP, encoded by the coding sequence GTGGGCGAAGTTTCCCTGGGGCTGCTTCGAATGCTGGCCGACGACCTGCGCGCGCGGGCGGGAATGCAATGCAGGGTGGGTGGGTCGATGCCGCTCGCCGGCGAGTGGCGCGACGCGGAAAGCCATCTGTATCGCTCCGGCGGCATCATGCAGGCCCTGATCGCCAGCCACGGCGCGGGTGCGCGGTCGTGGAAGCTGGCAATAGCCGACGCGGGCCTTTGCGCCGAGGACGTGGGACCGGTGTTCGGCGAGGCGGCCATGGACGGGTGCTGCGCCGTCATCGGGCTGCTGCCGCTGAGGCACGGATCGGGCGCGGACGCGGACGTTCTTCGCGGCCGGCTGCTCACCGAGGCGCTCCACGAGCTGGCGCACCTGGACGGAGCGGACCACTGCGGGCGCGAGTCGTGCGTCATGTATCCCTCCCGCCACATTGCCGACACCGACCGCAAGGCGGCCGGGTTCTGCGACGACTGCCGCCGGGCGT